Proteins found in one Serinicoccus marinus DSM 15273 genomic segment:
- the ligD gene encoding non-homologous end-joining DNA ligase has translation MSSQQVSVAGRTLKVSNLDKVLYPATGTTKGEVLTYYVTHAEQILPELADRPVTRIRWPEGVAQAHFFEKNLPSGAPDWLPRVVVPTPGSSRGHTHLTFPLVTDLADLVYLVNLGSLELHVPQWRLDEDGVPQHPDRLVVDLDPGPGAGLPECARVAVLVRDRLAGVGLEARPVTSGSKGMQLYAALEGTRSSDEVSAVTKALAESLAEQHPDLVTARMTKAVRPGKVFLDWSQNNGAKTTICPWSLRGRERPQIALPREWDEVEAAADGDDELTQVTLHEA, from the coding sequence GTGAGCAGCCAGCAGGTGAGCGTCGCCGGACGCACGCTCAAGGTCAGCAACCTCGACAAGGTCCTCTACCCCGCGACGGGCACGACCAAGGGGGAGGTCCTCACCTACTACGTCACCCACGCCGAGCAGATCCTGCCCGAGCTGGCCGACCGGCCGGTCACCCGGATCCGCTGGCCGGAGGGAGTCGCGCAGGCACACTTCTTCGAGAAGAACCTCCCCTCCGGGGCTCCCGACTGGCTGCCACGGGTCGTCGTGCCGACCCCAGGGTCTTCGCGCGGGCACACCCACCTGACCTTCCCCCTCGTCACGGATCTGGCCGACCTCGTCTATCTCGTCAACCTCGGCAGCCTGGAGCTGCACGTGCCGCAGTGGCGGCTGGACGAGGACGGTGTGCCGCAGCACCCGGACCGGCTCGTCGTCGATCTCGACCCCGGGCCCGGTGCCGGGCTCCCCGAGTGCGCGAGGGTCGCCGTGCTCGTGCGCGACCGGCTGGCCGGGGTGGGCCTGGAGGCCCGCCCGGTCACGAGCGGGTCCAAGGGGATGCAGCTGTATGCCGCGCTCGAGGGCACCCGCAGCTCGGACGAGGTCTCCGCGGTGACCAAGGCGCTGGCCGAGAGCCTCGCGGAGCAGCACCCCGACCTGGTGACGGCGCGCATGACCAAGGCGGTCCGACCCGGCAAGGTCTTCCTCGACTGGAGCCAGAACAACGGGGCCAAGACGACGATCTGCCCGTGGTCGCTCCGAGGACGCGAACGCCCTCAGATCGCCCTCCCCCGCGAGTGGGACGAGGTCGAGGCCGCGGCGGACGGCGACGACGAGCTCACCCAGGTCACCCTCCACGAGGCGTGA
- the ligD gene encoding non-homologous end-joining DNA ligase produces MRPMLATPGETRVGPPPGPDWVHEIKWDGIRLLADVQGGTLRLTTRGERDIAVAFPELTGLVGIADDLLLDGEAVVLVDGRPSFGQVVERVHTSTTAAARRLASSRPATYVAFDLLRVDGLDLTPLPWSARRQALEELLDDVPQTQVSVSPVYDDGAMLLAATREQRLEGVVSKRRTAAYRAGQRSADWVKFPHRARRSVVVGGWRPETGRPGRLGAVHVGLPVPGPDGMPVRADDGSLLLRYRGRVGSGLAGRAGEQLQRLLAAVPRAAYPFDAPIPAVEARGSTWLEPRVVVEVASLGLSESGRLRQPSFQGVRADLTPGDLVQEELT; encoded by the coding sequence ATGCGCCCCATGCTCGCCACCCCGGGGGAGACCCGGGTCGGTCCGCCGCCCGGTCCGGACTGGGTGCACGAGATCAAGTGGGACGGCATCCGGCTGCTCGCCGACGTCCAGGGGGGGACGTTGCGGCTGACCACGCGCGGCGAGCGCGACATCGCCGTCGCCTTCCCCGAGCTCACCGGGCTGGTCGGGATCGCCGACGACCTGCTGCTCGACGGGGAGGCCGTCGTGCTCGTCGACGGCCGCCCGTCCTTCGGCCAGGTCGTCGAGCGGGTGCACACCTCGACCACCGCCGCGGCCCGCCGGCTCGCGAGCAGCCGTCCGGCGACCTACGTCGCCTTCGACCTGCTCCGCGTCGACGGTCTCGACCTCACCCCGCTCCCGTGGAGCGCGCGGCGGCAGGCGCTGGAGGAGCTGCTCGACGACGTGCCGCAGACCCAGGTCTCGGTCTCGCCGGTCTACGACGACGGGGCCATGCTGCTGGCCGCGACCCGGGAGCAGCGGCTGGAGGGGGTCGTCAGCAAGCGGCGGACGGCGGCATACCGGGCGGGGCAGCGCAGCGCCGACTGGGTGAAGTTCCCGCACCGGGCCCGCCGCTCGGTGGTCGTCGGGGGGTGGCGACCCGAGACCGGGCGGCCGGGACGGCTCGGCGCGGTGCACGTGGGTCTTCCCGTCCCCGGTCCCGACGGTATGCCCGTGCGCGCCGACGACGGGAGCCTGCTCCTGCGCTACCGGGGTCGGGTCGGCAGCGGGCTGGCCGGGCGCGCGGGCGAGCAGCTGCAGCGGCTGCTCGCGGCGGTGCCGCGGGCGGCATACCCCTTCGACGCGCCGATCCCCGCGGTGGAGGCCCGCGGGTCGACCTGGCTGGAGCCCCGGGTGGTCGTGGAGGTGGCCTCGCTCGGGCTGAGCGAGTCCGGCCGGCTGCGACAACCCTCCTTCCAAGGGGTCCGGGCCGACCTCACCCCCGGGGACCTGGTGCAGGAGGAGCTGACGTGA
- a CDS encoding Ku protein, producing the protein MRAIWKGAVSFGLVNVPVRLYSATENHDLSFHQVRRSDGSRIRYKRVAQADGEEVAYKDIAKAYETDDGKTVVLTDEDLASLPNRSSKEISVERFVPREQIDPILFDKAYFLEPDAMGAKAYGLLREALRESDRVAVVTVSVRSRMTMAVLRVREDDDAIVLQTLLWPDEIRASEQLDHLDEVSEPKKDEVAMARMLVDSMSGDFEPEGHVDDFKEAVDALVEKKISGGEVAESPDEGDEADSGEVVDLLAALQRSVDRAKKGRGSDSGAGSSDDGGSSATKGGSSSKTSTKKGSTKKSTSTKSSSSKRSTTKKAG; encoded by the coding sequence GTGAGAGCGATCTGGAAGGGTGCCGTCTCGTTCGGCCTGGTCAACGTGCCCGTGCGGCTCTACTCGGCGACCGAGAACCACGACCTCAGCTTCCATCAGGTGCGGCGCAGTGACGGCAGCCGTATCCGCTACAAGCGGGTGGCCCAGGCCGACGGCGAGGAGGTCGCCTACAAGGACATCGCCAAGGCCTACGAGACCGATGACGGCAAGACCGTCGTGCTCACCGACGAGGACCTCGCCAGCCTGCCCAACCGCAGCAGCAAGGAGATCTCGGTCGAGCGCTTCGTCCCGCGCGAGCAGATCGATCCGATCCTGTTCGACAAGGCCTACTTCCTGGAGCCGGACGCCATGGGGGCGAAGGCCTACGGCCTGCTGCGCGAGGCGCTGCGGGAGTCCGATCGGGTCGCCGTGGTGACCGTCTCGGTGCGCAGTCGCATGACCATGGCCGTCCTGCGCGTGCGCGAGGACGACGACGCGATCGTGCTGCAGACCTTGCTCTGGCCGGACGAGATCCGGGCCTCCGAGCAGCTGGACCACCTCGACGAGGTGAGCGAACCGAAGAAGGACGAGGTCGCCATGGCCCGGATGCTCGTCGACTCCATGTCCGGCGACTTCGAGCCCGAGGGGCACGTCGACGACTTCAAGGAGGCCGTGGACGCCCTGGTCGAGAAGAAGATCAGCGGCGGCGAGGTCGCCGAGAGCCCGGACGAAGGGGACGAGGCCGACTCCGGCGAGGTCGTCGACCTGCTCGCCGCGCTGCAGCGCTCGGTGGACCGGGCCAAGAAGGGTCGCGGCTCCGACTCCGGCGCCGGATCCTCCGACGACGGGGGCAGCTCGGCCACGAAGGGCGGCTCCTCCTCGAAGACCTCGACCAAGAAGGGTTCGACGAAGAAGTCGACCAGCACGAAGTCGAGCTCGTCCAAGCGGTCGACGACCAAGAAGGCCGGCTGA
- a CDS encoding ATP-dependent Clp protease ATP-binding subunit, whose amino-acid sequence MFERFTDRARRVVVLAQEEARMLNHNYIGTEHLLLGLIHEGEGVAAKALESLDISLDAVRQQVQEIIGQGQNSPTGHIPFTPRAKNVLELSLREGLQLGHNYIGTEHLLLGLIREGEGVAAQVLVKLGADLNRVRQQVITLLSGYQGKESATAGVGAGSQQEGQQSGSLVLDQFGRNLTQAAREGKLDPVIGREQEIERVMQVLSRRTKNNPVLIGEPGVGKTAVVEGLAQDIVRGDVPETLKEKQLYTLDLGALVAGSRYRGDFEERLKKVLKEIRTRGDIILFIDEIHTLVGAGAAEGAIDAASILKPMLARGELQTIGATTLDEYRKHIEKDAALERRFQPIQVSEPTLKHAIEILKGLRDRYEAHHRVTITDSALVAAASMADRYVNDRFLPDKAIDLIDEAGARLRIRRMTAPPDLRDFDEKIAHAKREKESAIDGQDFEKAARLRDEEHKLTQARAEREKEWKNGDMDVVAEVDEELIAEVLAAATGIPVFKLSEEESSRLLNMEDELHKRIIGMNDAIKALSQAIRRTRAGLKDPRRPGGSFIFAGPTGVGKTELAKTLAEFLFGDEDSLITLDMSEYSEKHTVSRMFGSPPGYVGYEEGGQLTEKVRRKPFSVVLFDEIEKAHPDIFNSLLQILEDGRLTDSQGRVVDFKNTVIIMTTNLGTRDIAKGVSLGFSAGPETRSDYDRMKNKVTDELKQHFRPEFLNRVDDTIVFPQLSQEEIVQIVDLMVARLDERLKDKDMAIELTSAAKELLAKRGYDPVLGARPLRRAIQREIEDQLSEKILFGELGTGQIVIVDVEDPVGEDKNRDKVFTFRGQDKPSEVPDTVPVEEQAG is encoded by the coding sequence ATGTTCGAACGGTTCACCGACCGGGCTCGACGTGTGGTGGTGCTCGCGCAGGAAGAGGCGCGCATGCTCAACCACAACTACATCGGCACCGAGCACCTGCTGCTGGGCCTGATCCACGAGGGTGAGGGCGTGGCCGCCAAGGCGCTGGAGTCGCTGGACATCTCGCTGGACGCGGTGCGCCAGCAGGTGCAGGAGATCATCGGCCAGGGGCAGAACAGCCCGACCGGCCACATCCCGTTCACCCCGCGGGCCAAGAATGTCCTCGAGCTCTCGCTGCGCGAGGGACTCCAGCTGGGGCACAACTACATCGGCACCGAGCACCTGCTGCTCGGCCTCATCCGTGAGGGTGAGGGCGTGGCTGCGCAGGTGCTGGTCAAGCTGGGCGCCGACCTCAACCGGGTCCGTCAGCAGGTCATCACGCTGCTCTCGGGCTACCAGGGCAAGGAGTCGGCGACCGCCGGCGTCGGCGCCGGCAGCCAGCAGGAGGGCCAGCAGTCCGGCTCGCTGGTGCTGGACCAGTTCGGCCGCAACCTGACCCAGGCCGCCCGTGAGGGCAAGCTCGACCCGGTCATCGGGCGCGAGCAGGAGATCGAGCGGGTCATGCAGGTGCTGTCCCGCCGCACCAAGAACAACCCCGTCCTCATCGGCGAGCCCGGCGTCGGCAAGACCGCCGTCGTCGAGGGCCTGGCCCAGGACATCGTCCGTGGCGACGTGCCGGAGACGCTCAAGGAGAAGCAGCTCTACACGCTCGACCTCGGTGCCCTGGTCGCCGGCTCGCGCTACCGCGGTGACTTCGAGGAGCGCCTCAAGAAGGTGCTCAAGGAGATCCGCACCCGCGGCGACATCATCCTGTTCATCGACGAGATCCACACCCTCGTCGGGGCGGGTGCCGCCGAGGGCGCGATCGACGCCGCCAGCATCCTCAAGCCGATGCTGGCCCGCGGCGAGCTGCAGACCATCGGTGCGACGACCCTCGACGAGTACCGCAAGCACATCGAGAAGGACGCCGCGCTGGAGCGTCGCTTCCAGCCGATCCAGGTGTCCGAGCCCACGCTCAAGCACGCCATCGAGATCCTCAAGGGTCTGCGCGACCGCTACGAGGCGCACCACCGGGTGACCATCACCGACAGCGCCCTCGTCGCCGCCGCGTCCATGGCGGACCGCTACGTCAACGACCGCTTCCTGCCGGACAAGGCGATCGACCTCATCGACGAGGCCGGGGCCCGGTTGCGCATCCGTCGGATGACCGCGCCGCCGGACCTGCGCGACTTCGACGAGAAGATCGCGCACGCCAAGCGCGAGAAGGAGTCGGCCATCGACGGCCAGGACTTCGAGAAGGCCGCCCGGCTGCGCGACGAGGAGCACAAGCTCACCCAGGCGCGTGCCGAGCGGGAGAAGGAGTGGAAGAACGGTGACATGGACGTCGTCGCCGAGGTCGACGAGGAGCTCATCGCCGAGGTGCTGGCCGCGGCGACCGGCATCCCGGTCTTCAAGCTGAGCGAGGAGGAGTCCTCCAGGCTGCTCAACATGGAGGACGAGCTGCACAAGCGGATCATCGGCATGAACGACGCCATCAAGGCGCTGTCCCAGGCCATCCGCCGCACCCGCGCCGGCCTCAAGGACCCCCGCCGCCCCGGTGGGTCGTTCATCTTCGCCGGACCGACCGGTGTCGGCAAGACCGAGCTGGCCAAGACGCTCGCCGAGTTCCTCTTCGGCGACGAGGACAGCCTCATCACGCTCGACATGTCGGAGTACTCCGAGAAGCACACCGTCTCGCGGATGTTCGGCTCGCCCCCCGGCTACGTCGGGTACGAAGAGGGTGGCCAGCTGACCGAGAAGGTGCGGCGCAAGCCGTTCTCGGTGGTGCTCTTCGACGAGATCGAGAAGGCGCACCCGGACATCTTCAACAGCCTGCTGCAGATCCTGGAGGACGGTCGCCTGACCGACTCCCAGGGCCGGGTGGTCGACTTCAAGAACACCGTCATCATCATGACGACCAACCTCGGGACCCGTGACATCGCCAAGGGTGTCTCGCTCGGCTTCTCCGCCGGGCCGGAGACCCGCAGCGACTACGACCGGATGAAGAACAAGGTGACGGACGAGCTCAAGCAGCACTTCCGCCCCGAGTTCCTCAACCGTGTGGACGACACCATCGTCTTCCCGCAGCTCTCGCAGGAGGAGATCGTGCAGATCGTCGACCTCATGGTCGCCCGCCTGGACGAGCGCCTCAAGGACAAGGACATGGCGATCGAGCTCACCTCGGCCGCCAAGGAGCTGCTCGCCAAGCGCGGCTACGACCCCGTCCTGGGTGCGCGCCCGCTGCGTCGCGCGATCCAGCGCGAGATCGAGGACCAGCTCTCGGAGAAGATCCTCTTCGGCGAGCTGGGCACCGGTCAGATCGTCATCGTGGACGTCGAGGACCCGGTCGGCGAGGACAAGAACCGCGACAAGGTCTTCACCTTCCGCGGGCAGGACAAGCCCTCCGAGGTGCCCGACACGGTGCCGGTGGAGGAGCAGGCCGGCTGA
- a CDS encoding SH3 domain-containing protein, translated as MIAVTAAAAPVVSLAPAAHAAPSGTPQLPQQPLLPATPTTPVATPRVLPTPAPTSTVTMTVNAAAGVNARSGPSTSYGIVGGYRNGTKLTGTLTSNNWLKVGNNTFVAAWNLTRSSGSNPGGGGGSAERVTQWMEASVGNVRSGPGLGNPVVTTMRKGTKVTGTWTSNGWLNIGGGKYIAGSILTGTNPGGGGGSDPGGGGGGSQRVTQWMEASIGNVRSGPGLGHPVVTTMRKGTKVTGTWTSNGWLNIGGGKYIARSILTGTNPGGGGGGGGEQPDPAPNEVTRWVSAASANVRSGPSTSYSVVGSMSRGTEVTGTLTSNGWLKMSGSQYMAGSVLTASNPGGGGGGGGAEPAPAPAPSTTRQEILNTAAQYIGTPYKYGGNNPQEGFDCSGYTTYVFAEVGLSIPRTAATQQAATMPTNNPQPGDLVFFGYPAYHVGIYAGNGMMYDTGRPGVPTQYRAIFSGVSGYGVVNGVG; from the coding sequence ATGATCGCCGTGACCGCCGCCGCCGCCCCGGTGGTGTCGCTCGCGCCCGCGGCCCACGCCGCGCCCTCCGGCACCCCGCAGCTGCCGCAGCAGCCGCTGTTGCCGGCCACGCCGACCACCCCGGTGGCGACCCCCCGGGTCCTCCCGACCCCCGCCCCCACCTCGACCGTCACGATGACCGTCAACGCCGCTGCCGGCGTCAACGCCCGCAGCGGCCCGTCGACCTCCTACGGCATCGTGGGCGGCTACCGCAACGGGACCAAGCTCACCGGCACGCTCACCTCCAACAACTGGCTCAAGGTCGGCAACAACACGTTCGTCGCCGCCTGGAACCTCACCCGGTCCTCCGGCAGCAACCCCGGTGGCGGTGGCGGGAGCGCCGAGCGGGTCACGCAGTGGATGGAGGCCTCGGTCGGCAACGTGCGCTCGGGCCCCGGCCTGGGCAACCCGGTCGTCACCACGATGCGCAAGGGCACGAAGGTGACGGGCACCTGGACCAGCAACGGCTGGCTCAACATCGGCGGCGGGAAGTACATCGCCGGCTCGATCCTCACCGGCACCAACCCCGGCGGTGGCGGCGGCTCCGACCCCGGTGGCGGCGGTGGCGGGAGCCAGCGCGTGACGCAGTGGATGGAGGCGTCGATCGGCAACGTGCGCTCGGGCCCGGGTCTGGGTCACCCGGTCGTCACCACGATGCGCAAGGGCACGAAGGTGACGGGCACCTGGACCAGCAACGGCTGGCTCAACATCGGCGGCGGGAAGTACATCGCCCGCTCCATCCTCACCGGCACCAACCCCGGCGGCGGCGGTGGTGGCGGTGGCGAGCAGCCGGACCCCGCCCCGAACGAGGTGACCCGGTGGGTCAGCGCTGCGTCGGCAAACGTGCGCTCCGGCCCCTCGACGTCATACTCCGTCGTCGGCAGCATGTCGCGCGGCACCGAGGTCACCGGCACGCTCACCAGCAACGGCTGGCTGAAGATGTCGGGCTCGCAGTACATGGCGGGCTCGGTGCTCACCGCGAGCAACCCCGGCGGTGGCGGCGGTGGTGGTGGCGCCGAGCCGGCTCCCGCCCCGGCCCCCTCGACCACCCGCCAGGAGATCCTCAACACCGCCGCGCAGTACATCGGCACCCCGTACAAGTACGGAGGCAACAACCCGCAGGAGGGCTTCGACTGCTCCGGCTACACCACCTACGTCTTCGCCGAGGTGGGCCTGTCGATCCCGCGGACCGCGGCCACCCAGCAGGCGGCCACCATGCCCACCAACAACCCGCAGCCGGGTGACCTGGTCTTCTTCGGATACCCGGCTTACCACGTGGGCATCTACGCCGGGAACGGGATGATGTACGACACCGGTCGCCCGGGCGTCCCGACGCAGTACCGCGCGATCTTCAGCGGCGTGTCCGGCTACGGGGTCGTCAACGGCGTCGGCTGA
- a CDS encoding lipid II:glycine glycyltransferase FemX: MTLTWVEPQSNAAWRERLLATPGQPSMFQTPEFAQVKAMMGWTPRYADIDGFPVTVHERRAPGFGKVWYLPKGPGVATLEQLEPLLPPLREAAHREGVFLVKLEPEIVESPETLAGLDRLGLRASGRIQTNKNTVFVDVTGTPDDLMARFPSKTRNTIRRGIKQGVVAEAAPLAESTYERMWTLWMEVVQDQGITPRGHDYQVAMWRTFCDAGLGRVFLAQHEGRDVAGAFVTVVGHVACYRDGASVRERPVRGGSHALQWAAMQWAQSQGATTYDMAGTPHSTKVDDRDDPYFGIGEFKRSFAKEVTDFVGTYDLVVRPRRYALWQRIGHRVTAKVVSRGRSGATFY; the protein is encoded by the coding sequence ATGACGCTGACCTGGGTGGAACCGCAGTCCAACGCCGCGTGGCGCGAGCGCCTGCTGGCGACGCCGGGCCAGCCCTCGATGTTCCAGACGCCGGAGTTCGCGCAGGTCAAGGCCATGATGGGCTGGACGCCCAGGTATGCCGACATCGACGGCTTCCCGGTCACCGTGCACGAGCGGCGGGCCCCCGGCTTCGGCAAGGTCTGGTACCTCCCCAAGGGCCCGGGCGTGGCCACCCTGGAGCAGCTCGAGCCGCTGCTGCCGCCGCTGCGCGAGGCAGCCCACCGCGAGGGCGTCTTCCTCGTCAAGCTCGAGCCCGAGATCGTCGAGAGCCCGGAGACCCTCGCCGGCCTGGACCGTCTGGGCCTGCGCGCCTCCGGCCGGATACAGACCAACAAGAACACCGTCTTCGTCGACGTCACCGGCACCCCCGACGACCTCATGGCCCGCTTCCCGTCCAAGACGCGCAACACCATCCGCCGCGGCATCAAGCAGGGCGTGGTCGCCGAGGCCGCCCCACTGGCGGAGTCGACCTACGAGCGCATGTGGACCCTGTGGATGGAGGTGGTGCAGGACCAGGGCATCACCCCGCGGGGCCACGACTACCAGGTCGCCATGTGGCGCACCTTCTGCGACGCCGGCCTGGGCCGCGTCTTCCTCGCCCAGCACGAGGGCCGCGACGTCGCCGGGGCCTTCGTCACCGTGGTCGGTCACGTCGCCTGCTACCGCGACGGCGCCAGCGTCCGCGAGCGCCCGGTCCGCGGTGGCAGCCACGCGCTCCAGTGGGCGGCGATGCAGTGGGCGCAGAGCCAGGGCGCCACGACCTACGACATGGCCGGGACCCCGCACTCCACCAAGGTGGACGACCGCGACGACCCCTACTTCGGCATCGGCGAGTTCAAGCGGAGCTTCGCCAAGGAGGTCACCGACTTCGTCGGCACCTACGACCTCGTCGTCCGACCCCGCCGGTATGCCCTGTGGCAGCGGATCGGTCACCGCGTCACCGCGAAGGTCGTGTCGCGCGGCCGCTCCGGCGCGACGTTCTACTGA